The following DNA comes from Hordeum vulgare subsp. vulgare chromosome 3H, MorexV3_pseudomolecules_assembly, whole genome shotgun sequence.
CAAAGATATCCTCACTGATGTTGATTACTCTTGATGCTTTACTAATACCACCTCGGCCCAAGAACCAAAGACGATCAAACACATCTGGGTGGCCATAATGCATTCTAACCTTGAGTGGGTTAGCTAGAACTCGCTGCCCCAGAGTGACAAAACTTGTTTCTTGGGCAGACATAAACCAAGCTAGGGAAGATACAGAGCCAGTGAACACATGTTCCCGAACCCCAAGGATTTTTGGCTTGCGAATTCCATAATGGCGATTGAACTCTTCTAGCAGATTTCTCATCTTCAGAGCCTCTTCAAAGTAGTTGTCCTGGTTCATATCAATAGTTTGAACTGCATCACCCCTTGTGAAGATGAGTGCGTGGTTCTGGTTCTCTGGCTTGCCTTCACCAAGCTTCAATGGTCCAGGCAACTTCACTCGATAAATTTCAACCTCTTTCTGCAACTGCTGGTCATATTTCACAAGGACGGAGAAGTACTCTGGTTCGCCACCAGTCGAGTGTTTTTCGTCAACATAGGCAACACGAAGTGCTTCATAATTCTTCATTAGCTCCAATATCTCATAAGCATGCGGATCATTTTTAGCTTTCTGCTGGCCATAAATTTGGCATGCAACCACATAAGTGTATTTCATAAGGACAGTCCCATACTCGCTACCTTTAAACAGAGAGCTCACGCCACTGGTTGCTCTGCTCAGTGTGTGTGACGAAGAGGCCCTGCTATAATACCCTGACCCACCAGCACTCCCTTCTCTTCTCGAGGATCCAAATCTTGAGGAACCCATTGTAGCAAGCTCCCTCGATCCAGTTCTTAAGTCATGTTCAGAGGCAGAATCCAGAAAGGTCAGCATCTTGAGAGCATCATAATAGTACATCATCCCCCTCACAGTACGTGATAGTGTCTGTCCCCTGTATGAGACCCAGTGCCGAAGATCTCTTAACCTTTGCTTTTCACTATACAGCTCCTTCATATCAGACATCCCCTCACGCTTCATGCGCTCAACAAAGAACTCCCACTCATCTGGGTAGATCTGTTTCAGATAGTATAGTATTGAGATGCCATCTTCGTTCTCCTTATAGAGCTGGTCCTTGTTGTACAACACCTCTTCGTTATAATATGGTGTCAAGACACTGAAGGCCATCATCTTCTCCACCTGGGTTGCCCGTGGTATGTTCATGAACAATGAATTGCTGAAAAAAGCAATCCTCCGCCGAGCTTCAAGGTTCTTTGGGACATTGACCATAGAGTCACGCGAGGTCAGGATGGTGTGCATGCGCCGCACCTGCTTATAgaaggtggtgttctcctcatcaggcAGCACAATGGTGTCCACAAAAAGAAGGCTGGTTGGCCTTGCCTGTGCCAGGCCTTCGTTCCTCAGCTGTTCCATGCTCCTTTTCTCAGCCTGGAAGTCACGAATCACAACATCATAGAGAGTCTGAAGAGCATTGACAATCTTTGTGATATCCTTGTTGGGCTTGAGAAGTaggcttagtagtgctacaagctTTGCATGGACGTTTTGCAGCACAGACATCTTATACTCCACAGTGAACTTATCCAAATTCATTGATTCATCAAACTCACGAAACAATTGCGTCACAATGCCATGTTCCTCGGTCCTTTCCTTAATGATCTGTAGCAGCATGTATTTGGTACTATCATACACCTCAATGACCGCACAACGACGATAATCattcttgcagattttcttccagaGCCTGCGATCAGGTCCTTGGACCTCCTTTGCCTGCCCAAGTGCCAGTGATAGCTCATTACAAAGCAAGAAGCACGGCCACCGGATCACGCGCACATTCCACAGCTCAGGTGGTAGCTCAAGGAGCTCTACTTCAAGATCACTTACAATATCCTCCTCCCGGAACTTGGTGATAATCTCATTCCAAATAAGTGCAAACCTCCGTGCCTCTACCTGATTTGACTCGATCTTACGGAACGATCGACTGAACCCATACCGTAGCTGCAGTCGCTGCCAGAAATTCCGAAGCCGGTTGGGCAAGAAAGTGCGCTCATTCACATGCTGCTCCTCTGGCATGATGTTGAATGACATGGCACTTGCAAAGAACTGGAACCGGAGCCTCAGTTGTTTCATGTCCCGGATCTCCCCCAAGTGTGCAAACAGCCCCACAAATGCACCGGCCATGGAAGAGAAGATTGCATACCAGATCTGGATATCCATGAGGTAGATCAAAACTACCGGCAACCACAATATAAACACAGCAAATCTGTTGCTCTGCCCAAAGAACTCATGCCAAGCATATGTGACCTTACTCAGCCTGTATATCTCTTTTGTAGGTTTTACAAGTGGCCTGATCTGGAGGAAATAGCTGAAGGCAAACTTCACAGCAAGCAGAAGCACCCAGAAAATAGAATATTTCACATTGTCCAAGGTGCCCTCACGAAGCCCACGGCCAACGAAGCTGCGGCTCTGAAACCACCAGGTGAGGGCATAGCAGATCTTCCAATTTGTCTTCTCCAATGCATTCCGCACCCAAGGAATAATAAAGAGCACGATGGCAAGGACCTCGGGGATCAGAAACGCTGCTGCTGCATACAAGAACTTCATGATTCGAGAATCGGTCCCCCGCGACCAGCCACGGTCACTGTCCCTCTGGCTCCAGATTCCCTTGTACATCACAGCAAATACAACAACCCACGCAGCTGCCACAATGGCCTTGAGCACCATGCGCACTGCAAGCATGCGTCCATCCCTGAAGGCACGGCGTAACTGTGTGCCGATGTCCAGCAGCGACTGCAGGAAGCGTAGTGCCGCCCAGGTGATGAAGACGGTGAGCAGACGCACCTGGGCTTCACGGTGGTTTCCCGTGAGATTCTGCCACGGCCAAGTCTCACCATCCCAGGCAACAATTGCTGCGGCCTGCAAGTAGAGCACCAGCATGACCCACAGCCTGTCGAAGCTCCGGTAAATGTTCCAGAAGGAGCGGACCTCGACGAAGCCCGTCTTGCGCACACGGCCGCGGTCGGGCGGCGTCCGGAAGAATTGGCGGGACTGTTCCATGGGCCAGCCGAGGCGGTCGAAGACATCACGGCGCCAGAAGTACTCGTTGATGTCGTCGTAATTCCGCCAGGCGGCATGGGGAGCGGTGCCGTTGCGGCTGGACTCGACCTCGGAGCGGATGACGGCGTAGATGGGCGTGACGACGCGGGCGAGGAAGGCGTTCTCGCCGTGCACGGCGGGGTTGGCGGGCTGGCCCGTGGTGGTGTCGATGTACCCCTCGAGGATCCGGTGCAGCTCGAGGGCCATGTGGTGGTAGATGTAGCAGATGCACTCTGGCATGAAGCGGAGGTTGGCGGCCTCGCCCCATACGAGGAGGTGGAGGCCCGCGAAGAGCAAATCTGCGCGGGGGTCGGCGTCGGGGACGTAGACGTTGGGGCGGCGGCCGAGGAAGCCGCACCAGGAGGTGTAGTTGCGGAGGAGCTTGCGGCGGAGGGAGCGCGCGATGCGGGGCTCGAGGGTGTCGGAGAAGTCGGCTGAGGAGAGGCGCATCTGCGCGTTGGCCAGCAGGAGCACCAGGTGCTCGCGCTGGTTGCGCACGTTGTCCCGCTGGAAGCCGAAGAAGGCGCCGAGCCAGTCCATGAGGTCCTGGTCGGCGCGCCACTGCGAGTAGGGCGGCGGGCGGAGGCCCCCCACGGCCCggagcgccgccgccgcggccCGCACCTCGGGGAAGCGCAGCGACGGGTGCTCGGCGAGGAGGTCGTGGATGGGCAGGATGTTGTAGGGCTCGCCGCCGGCCGCGGCGGCGGCCGACCCCACGCGGCGCGGGGCGGTGGCGCGGGGCGTGGTCATAGCGGCATTTGGGTTTAGGGTTAGATCTGGGCGTGCGTGGTGGATGGGGAGTTCTGGGAGTggtttgaaaaattgaaaatccTGCGTGCGACCCTGGCGTGCGGGAGGGGAAGGCGGAGGAACTGAAACCAAACGGTGCGGGCGCGTGCGAGCCGGCCGCGTGCGGGACGGGGGGTGAGGGAAGGTGGGACGGTGCCGGGGCGTGATTACCCGGAAATGATAGGGGCGCGCCGGCGAAGTGGACGGACCGGAGAGAGGGGTAAGATTTCGCGTTGATTGATTCGGGCCGAGGAATCTTCCAAATGGATTACTGACCTCCCGTTTTTAATCTCCGTCGCCGTGTGCCGTGCCGTGTGCGCGTGTCTTTTTGGTCACGACTTCAATGGTTTCTTTGCACGAACTTAAAAAAAAAAAAGTTTCTTCCCATCTAAGTACGTTTCTCCTTCCTTTGCTGGATATTGATTGAACCGATGATGTCATTTCTCGCCCGGTACAAACGAGACAGACACGAGGACGCTAGCAACAGCTGTGGTACTACACTACTACTTGATCGTGGATGCATCATTACACATCTCTGCTGTCTAGCATCAATACATCGTGGTTAACTAAGGGAAAGTGGGTCACCCAAAGCTGTCCCCCATAAGTGCATATACAAATGGTAGCATATGGATACTCATCCTCATAAAAAATTGAGGTATatgtatattgatttttttcattTCAAATGCAAGTTATCACTAATGGGTCACGTCAAAGAACAAAAAATAGACACTTCATTGCACATGCATTTCGGCTCTTTAATTCAACTTTATCAACTTTCTTACATCGAATCACACTTTTCTTCCAAGCACCAGTCTGTCGTTGAAACCTATTTCTTCTAACATCAGAtcctacatagcatgtgtgacATCATTGTGAAGCTATGCATTGGTCACGTCCTAACATAGCTGGATCCATTGAAGAGACAAGATGAAAAAAAAACCAGCTAGGATGCCTTACTCGTCTTGTGCTTGTACTGCAAAATGAACACCTATTcgatgcatttatttatttttgactgAGTTACAAGTGGTATTGCATATAATATGCATATTAATTTTGCCCATTTGGCCTTTGAGAGCTAAAAGGAAGGCGGTAATTCATTTAGGAGGGTAATCAATGGCACAAGTTTGTTTAAATTGGGTGGAACTATGAAAAACTGCTAAATAAGGTAATTGTTGCCATAAACATGAAACTAGGTGGGAAAAAGTGAAACTTACTCTATAACGTTTCCAAATGTTAAAAGTTATACGCATgactttttgtttgttttttgcgACTTTTGAACAAACGTTCTCACGCACGTGGGATTCCATGTATGAATCATAAAGCGTTTGTTGAAAACGCATCGACGACAATAATTACTTCGCTCAAGATAACAATTTGAACGAGCACATTAAGGGTTGAAAAAAATTAGAGCTTAGCAAATCCCCAAAAACATGGCAATTACTCTCTTGCAGCATGACAATTTTGTGACATTCTTTTTACTAGGTGATACCCCGCGCGTTGTTGTGTGAACTTGTTGTGATTTTTCTTACCCGTATATAGCAAAAAGTTTGAACAATGTTGTGGTACATTAGCATGCCAAACTACGTAAAGAGATAATATATTAAAgtttggggaggcaaggagaagagaGCATAAAACATTGGGTATATTGGGAAGCTTCTGAACTTGTTCATACAATTAACTGTTCTATTGAGCATACAAACAAATTCCCTGTTCTATTTCAAATTCATCATTCGATTTAGGGTCCTTTCTATTTACTATGAATGGCGATACAGTTGAGAAGGTCTTCAACTTTCAACTCCGAG
Coding sequences within:
- the LOC123444075 gene encoding LOW QUALITY PROTEIN: callose synthase 12-like (The sequence of the model RefSeq protein was modified relative to this genomic sequence to represent the inferred CDS: inserted 1 base in 1 codon) — translated: MDWLGAFFGFQRDNVRNQREHLVLLLANAQMRLSSADFSDTLEPRIARSLRRKLLRNYTSWCGFLGRRPNVYVPDADPRADLLFAGLHLLVWGEAANLRFMPECICYIYHHMALELHRILEGYIDTTTGQPANPAVHGENAFLARVVTPIYAVIRSEVESSRNGTAPHAAWRNYDDINEYFWRRDVFDRLGWPMEQSRQFFRTPPDRGRVRKTGFVEVRSFWNIYRSFDRLWVMLVLYLQAAAIVAWDGETWPWQNLTGNHREAQVRLLTVFITWAALRFLQSLLDIGTQLRRAFRDGRMLAVRMVLKAIVAAAWVVVFAVMYKGIWSQRDSDRGWSRGTDSRIMKFLYAAAAFLIPEVLAIVLFIIPWVRNALEKTNWKICYALTWWFQSRSFVGRGLREGTLDNVKYSIFWVLLLAVKFAFSYFLQIRPLVKPTKEIYRLSKVTYAWHEFFGQSNRFAVFILWLPVVLIYLMDIQIWYAIFSSMAGAFVGLFAHLGEIRDMKQLRLRFQFFASAMSFNIMPEEQHVNERTFLPNRLRNFWQRLQLRYGFSRSFRKIESNQVEARRFALIWNEIITKFREEDIVSDLEVELLELPPELWNVRVIRWPCFLLCNELSLALGQAKEVQGPDRRLWKKICKNDYRRCAVIEVYDSTKYMLLQIIKERTEEHGIVTQLFREFDESMNLDKFTVEYKMSVLQNVHAKLVALLSLLLKPNKDITKIVNALQTLYDVVIRDFQAEKRSMEQLRNEGLAQARPTSLLFVDTIVLPDEENTTFYKQVRRMHTILTSRDSMVNVPKNLEARRRIAFFSNSLFMNIPRATQVEKMMAFSVLTPYYNEEVLYNKDQLYKENEDGISILYYLKQIYPDEWEFFVERMKREGMSDMKELYSEKQRLRDLRHWVSYRGQTLSRTVRGMMYYYDALKMLTFLDSASEHDLRTGSRELATMGSSRFGSSRREGSAGGSGYYSRASSSHTLSRATSGVSSLFKGSEYGTVLMKYTYVVACQIYGQQKAKNDPHAYEILELMKNYEALRVAYVDEKHSTGGEPEYFSVLVKYDQQLQKEVEIYRVKLPGPLKLGEGKPENQNHALIFTRGDAVQTIDMNQDNYFEEALKMRNLLEEFNRHYGIRKPKILGVREHVFTGSVSSLAWFMSAQETSFVTLGQRVLANPLKVRMHYGHPDVFDRLWFLGRGGISKASRVINISEDIFAGFNCTLRGGNVTHHEYIQVGKGRDVGLNQVSMFEAKVASGNGEQTLSRDVYRLGHRLDFFRMLSFFYTTIGFYFNTMMVVLTVYAFVWGRFYLALSGLEEYITRNTSTTNNAALGAVLNQQFVIQLGLFTALPMIIENSLEHGFLNAVWDFLKMQLQFASVFYTFSMGTKTHYYGRTILHGGAKYRATGRGFVVEHKKFAENYRLYARSHFLKAIELGVILVVYASYSSSAGNTFVYILLTLSSWFLVSSWILAPFIFNPSGLDWLKNFNDFEDFLTWIWFQGGISVKSDQSWEKWWEEETDHLRTSGLWGXILEIIIDLRYFFFQYAIVYRLHIASGSRSILVYLLSWTCILLAFVALVAVAYFRDRYAAKKHIRYRLVQAVIVGATVTGIVLLIEFTNFQLIDFFTSLLAFLPTGWGIISIALVFKPYLRRSETVWKTIVTVARLYDILFGVIVMTPVAVLSWLPGLQEMQTRILFNEAFSRGLHISQMFTGKKGHGV